GTGCTAACCCAGCACACTGTCACATTGCTGTGGAGCCCCTTTCCCATTGTAATATCGTGAAGTGTAGCTCAAGCTATATATGGCTTCATGACTTTGTCAACAAAAAGCAATGCTGATTAGACTTGTCTGAGACAATGGTGCTGCCCGATGTCCCCTCTTCTGCACAAAGCTGTTGAGAAAAACCCATGGTGGACTTTCCAAAGACATGATAACATGTTAAGCTCCATGGGACTTAGTAAGGCTTTGCCCAAAATGTTCAGACTGAAGCTTTCAGCgtctcagcacaggcaggactGTTACTGTTGTGTCCTGAGGGAAGAACACTGTGCTCAGAAAGCTCTCAGCTCCCCTGAGAAATGTTGAGCTAACTTTTACACCTCTATATTTTCTTCTAAAGGAATCAAGAGACAACTAGAATAAAAGTAAACATTCAGcttgaaagcagagagagcaaaaCCCACTGAAATAACAAGGCCAAACTCATCCATTAAGCAGAAGGAGTTTTCAGCTGAGACATACATTTAATTTCAGTGTTGCTTCCAagagtgttttgctttttcatatCTGTGGTACACTGTATAGTATGAACAAGTAAGAAGTTACTGGTCCACAATAAAAGGTTACTGTCCCACATTCCAAATACCCCAGTGCTCAATTGTTCATAACCTCTGGGACCAAGCATGCCAGTGTCTCATTACCATGTACAATAGATCAGAAAAAGCGGTTGTGCTAAGAAACACAGATGCTTAAATTCTGAAAACATTAATAGAAAAGATCAAATGGTAAGAGATAAGAGTGATGCTGTCGAGAAACAAGGtaaggcaaaaaagaaaatgagaagctgAGATAACATTCAAcattagaaaatatttccagtGGGGAGAAAGGTCTTACAGTCATATCTCATCACAAAGAAGATGACTTCAGTAGACAGAATGATTACGAGGCTTTGTAGTGATTGCActgaggggggggaaaaaaagcaaggcCAATGTAATTTACTGCATGTGCAGTCTTGTGATTTCTTCTGTGACTGAAAGATGTGTTGAAGAAGGCTGGGTTTTAATTTGATTTAGAAATCTAGTCTGTCAGGCAGTATTGGGAACAACACAAGAAAGCACCATTTGCAGGTATTAGTTTAATTTAATTACATCTTGCCACTGAAGTTATATACATGTCAGTTACATAAGATCTATGAAGCTGGTATATCATGAAGCAAAAAATGTAAGTCATAACAAACTTAGCAGACAGGCCAAAAGGTAAATGTCAACACTGATGGAAGAATGATAGAGTGATACCATTAGATTAATTATAAAGTCATCATAAACTTGCTTGAACAGTTGAGTGTAAAatatattacatatatatatatatatatgtacacgtgaggaagaagttcttcaccatgagagtggtgagagcctggaatgggttgtccagggaggtggttgaggccccatcccctggaggtgtttaaggccaggctggatgaggctctggccagcctgatgtagtgtgaggtgtccctgcccatggcaggggggtcggaactagatgatccttgtggtcccttccaaccctgactgattctatgattctatgatatacatatacatatatataaattagTTGTATGAAAGTTACCACTAGTAAATCTGATTTTGTCATCTGATGGCCATACCAAGGAAAGATATTATAACTGcagtttgtatgtgtgtgtgtatacttTAAACAGGCAGCAGACTACATCCAAATAACTAGAGTTCCTCACACAGAAATAGCCACATGCACATTCACGTTGGGGGATAGACACGTTTCTTATTATCCAGAACATGAAGAACCTGCCCAGTGCCCCACCATGCTGGACACATGTGTGAGCCCAGGTCTTACAATCTGTTTTCTCCGTGCAGTGGAAAGAGGCAGCTACACAAGGATCACTAGATGATTTCTCAGGACAGACAATAAAAGTCTTGGTACTCAATGCTACACAAACTAATAGTGGCAGGACTGTGAAGAGATTTAGTTATTGCAATGATTTAATTATGACAATGTAATGTACCtattcacaggagaggttcttgAACATTCCTATCTTAGTAACTGAGGCAAATGTTTCCTTTGACTTAGGAATACTTAAGATTCCTTTCCTTTAGGAACTGTTTCAATTTCTTCATAATGTATTAAATAACCATTTTGCAACAGATTTTTTAGCACACTTTtaaactccttcagtctgtatAACACTATGAGGGCTCCAGCCTAATTTGCACAATAAAATGCTGCTGTTCCCCATCAAAAGATCTCTACAAGAAGATAAAATTTCCATTGAAAGCATTGAACAGGCATAAAGAGAAATCTGTAATGGCAATTACTGTCATCATCATCTTTTTGAATTATGTATCCTTGTTTGCCATTATCATGGCTGAAGAGTAGCAAATAACCTGCTGTGCTTAAAACAGCAGGAGTTACAGACCCGAACTTGTAGTCATGACAGACCGTAAGCATCAATATGCTTTGGCAGATTGTGTTTTGACTGTTAAAATTAAGTAAGAGCTCCAAACACCCCTTTCCACCCTGCCAAAGCCACATGGCAAAGGTGTTTCCTGTCAGGAAACAGGTAAACATATAGACTAAAGCCCAGAACAGATctcaggaaagaaacaaaacaacagggCAACTAGGAATAACTGCCTCCTTCCAGAGAAATACGTAATAGAAGCCTTTTGAAATGAACTTAGAAATTGTTGTGGGTTCAGTTTTAACTAAGCAACTACTTCACTTTCCTTCTTCCTAGATTCAAAATGGAACTTGCCtttcagttccttcagctgcaagAGAACTCCTTCAAATTTCACACAGAACACCTGTAGCCTAAGCCCTATGTAGGGCTGAAGAAATATGAAATATCACCAAGACAAGATTTCTTGGAAATAGCAGTTTCACTAATTTGCTATCATGGTTGTTAAGACCGTGCTAGTAACAACATAGACAAGATGGCAACTGGAAGCAGTGCGGAAAAAATGGTAGTGACAAGGGACTCCCCCAGTATGAAAATCCAAGTATTTAGCTATTCTCATTTTTTACCCCCATAAAACATACACACCTCTGGGTTTGAAATATCCCTGTTAGCCAGGGAAGCCTAACACTTTACAAAAGCGTAAGCAGGAGAAAAGTAGACGTTACACACAGGTCAATACCCTTCCATGGCAAAAGGGAAATTGGAGCAACAAGAGCACGCAAACCCTTTCTTTTTAGAAACAACTCTAATTTCTGCTTATCAAAGCATCAGCccttttcaaaacaaatctGTCTGCCCAGATTTTAAGGATGGAACACTCTCACTAATTTTGTTAGACTTCAACTTCCTTGAATTGTTTTCTTTATAAAATAGGATTCATTAAAGTGCAGCTACATGCATTTAAACACATGGAATATGACAACCACATGCCCTTCTATGTTCCCACTACTCGCAATAACTGTTTCATCTCTTTACTCTCTTTACTCTGTCGTATTCAGGTAGCAGTTGTGGGCAGTACAAACAGTAAGTGATGTATCCCTTTTTTACAGCTGATTGTGTGAATGTTACAGATCccactttaaaacaaacaaaaaccaagaaaaccaaccaaccaaaaaaaaaggaaaaaaattcaagaAATGCTTAGAGAAACATACTTGTACATATTAATGCAATATTAAAAGCTAGAATTCCTTTCCTAGCCTAGCCAGTAGCAGATAGTTTAGCTTCTCTATATTAGAGAATCATTAGAAAGATTGCAATATAATGCAAGGTAGTGTGCAGTGCAGGAAAAAGTCAGCTGCTAAAAGATAATCAGTTGTTTCCCTGCCAGCCTTTTCTCCCCACGTCGGACCTCTGTGATATTGACAGCACTCATGGGCCTAGACAGAGTCCCTCCTCACCTAGCACTAACAGCACTGCATCTGGAATTAGTGAAGggcttttttaaaagaaaaataaaaaataatttaaaaaatacaatcCAGCTCATTGTCAGGATGACAGCTCTTCTTGTAAAAATTCCTTGATAACAGgaatcagcagcagctgggcagcagccccCTTTTCAACCTGGTGCTACTGAAACTCTCACAAAGAGCAATAGTCACCCCACCCAGTGGAAAGAATGTTTGCTTGAATCAGCCATTAAATCAACCTCATTAACACAAAAAAACTTAAAAGGCTCAAAAGCTCTACACATCAGTCATCTATTTTGCTGACTGATTTTGCTGCAAATTTGCTAATCTAATTTGCCGATTTACTTTTGTTGGCCTGTAGGAATGCATGCCCCTGTAGCACATCAGCCAGTGCATCAGGTCAGATCAGGGGAGATGGGAATCTTTGACcactgcagaaggaaacagCACTGTACTAAGTTACTCTTCTATCCTCAAAAGCAGCTGACATAAGGCTACAGCTtactgcagctggagaagaggcctTATTTCTCTCCATCCCCAGGTCCTGCATCTGCCCTTCTCTCTGTCTGATCCCATCTTGTTGGTCGTCTTCTACCTCTCCACTACAAGCTAAATCTACTGCTTTAGTGAGCTGAATTGTCCCACAAAAGGGTAGAAACAGCACCAGAACCAGTGCAAATAACAACGATGGTAATGGGAGTACACAGCTGAAAAGATCAGGGAGTAAATGGGTGGCAAGAGCACAACAAACATTTGAGTTGGGTATTGCAGCAACCCCTCATGCATCAGAACGCCACATTAAAATCCTGAAGAATAAGAGAGGGTATTttgaagagaaaacagaaacaatctGCTATCTGGCCACACATGCCAACAGCATGGTAACAGttgtttaaacattttttccttgtcacGTTTTGAATTTGAGTATTTTCAAGCTTATTTTAAGTATAAAGCCTAACAGCACAAGACTGTGAGAAAACACCACCGTTGTGAGAGAAAGCCAGCATCTAAACCAGGGTACTACTTTACAACACAAGATAAAAAACGTCAAGCTAGTTTGGCAcagtctgggaaaaaaatgaaagagcagTTACAAGTTTAACACAccatttgctttttatttttaatcagttATCATAAATGTACACAAGAGGATGCATCCTCATTTTTGTTCATCTTGAGTATATGAAATGACAGGGGAAGCAGATACACGGCATGAGTGAGGTCAGAAGTATCAAGACTGgttcaaaacatttcaaaatgtcATGCTAACAGGATATTACGGGAAGCTTTTAAAGCCATCACAGACGGGGCTTGGTTAACATCAGAGCTAGAATCCACACTACAAACAAGTTTGACATGGACtgagaaaagtaattttccttGTGTAATCTATCCAGGAATTCCAGAAGTGAAGGCTACATTAGGATTAGCAGGATGCAGTTTTCTCTGGTTTTCAATGAGTTCACTGACCAGATGAGTTATGAGACAGTAAGTGCAAATTGCTGCACTACTTTCTCATGCTATATTCATTTTTAGGAAGAATCTTAATAATAAGGCTgaagaagaggcagcagcatttGAGATATTACAAACCAGTCTAGCACCAAGCAACTCCCAAAATCTACTTCCATAAATGCCCTTAACTGGGTTGGGTAAGTAAGAAAACTTCTTTGTTTCCTGAAGCTACACGTGGTTGAGACGCGAGTTAAGATCAGCAATTTCAAAGATGAGAACACGTTCTACCCTTTGCAGTGTTTATGAGAGAATCCCACTCAAGCATATTGCCAGCTGTATATTATCAGGGTACTTTTGAAATGCAGTCACCCTAAACAGTACCCTGCCAACAGTGCAGCACTGCACTTCAGGAGAATTTTTGGGCACCCTCATAACTTAGACCTCTTTCTTCTACAGCTCTTTTCAGTTATGCTAATGAATTCTCTTCATCTCCCTCATAACAGACACGTGGTGAAAGGTTACTCCCAAAGAAGAGGTTTATTTACATACCTCACCAAAGGGATAGGTGAATCAGACTTTTTGCAGTGCTTTGAAGGCATAGCCAACTCAGGTTGGAAGTTTTCCCAGAATGAAATGTGGATCTTATCTTTCCCTTTCCATAGCAGTTGCAGGTGTTCTTAGCTGGCCTAATTCTGCCCCTTCTCAAATCAGTGAAAACTACTTCCAGGGAATCACCAAAGCCAACATTAAATGCCTTGACAAAGCTTTGCACTAAGTGTGCAATGACATCGTATTGCTGCTGGCCAGATTCAGTTCCCCATCTCATGTAAGCATAAGACAACCACTGtaaagaaacaaccaaccaaatggacaaaaaaaaaaaacaaacaactctccttccctcccaacgaccaaaacagaacaaacaacaaaacaaactttaAAAACCCACAGATTTTACACATATTCAACTTTGCATCATTTACTCCTGTAAAGCAATTCAGATTTTGTAAACTAAATGCATATTCTAATTCTGATATGCTTCTATTTTCAATCTATTAGAACTGTATCAAACTGAAATGacgaagaaaaaaatgtgatctCATTTGTACGACTGCTTGTTTACTGGCTTAGGACTCTGGAGACTTACACAGAATTAGAGAGtgtttagtttttaaaataaatttgttgGCCTAGAAAGGTGAAAAGTGATGTTCATGACTTCTAGGCAGGTACCTCTACAACTTCAAAATAGTCATTGGGAAGAATCACATAGCCTTTCCCTGCCAatatgtctttttctttctgaaactgaACAATCTCTCTCAGTTTTTCAATTTGTCTTTCTTGACGCCGACATCGCTGTTGCGCTGTCTTGAGCTTTTTCCGCAGTTTTTCAACTTgttcctccagctgctgaatTCTTTTTCGCTGATGAACTGTATCCTCTACGGTATAGTTGTGATCACAAAAAACAGCAAGATTGCTaggggtctggagaggaggcatCAATAATCCAATACTTGGGTCTACAAATCTGGCATCTATTTGAGACAAATGAAAAGGAGGAGTTGATGGAGATGGTGGTAgtactggagctgctggtggcggtggtggaggtggtggtggtggaggaggaggaggaggtagtGGATCTTCTGGCTGTTCTGCAAGTTCTTCAGGCtggaaataataagaaaaaagtACATTTAAAATTCTTAACATTGTTTTCATCACAGCTTCTTTACCACAGCCCCAGAATAATATAAAGAACCAGGATTGAGATTAATAAATTTCAAAGCCTAAATTTTCAAAACTGACAGAGTTCTGGGCCTGTTTGGTCTGGCTTCTTAAGatattttaaagcagctttATTTTCAGGACTCTTTGAAACTCAAGTCTTCGATGTCTCACATAAATCAAAATCTGAAGAACATAGCAATTACTCTCACTTGAAGACTTAGGTCAAAGATATATCTACAATTAGCTAAGAATCAAGAATGCAGGGTGCAGTTTCATAAAACTGAGTTCAGCTCATTTGATAGCTCCTCAACTGCTATCCCATTTCCCTTTGCCCCTCCTTCTTTCTGCTGCATCACACCATTACATACTTTGAACTCGTCAGATAACTTAATTGAAACCACAGCAGAAGCAGATAACCTTCTGCTGAGGTAGAATAATGGTCACTTACTAAGGGGGGGCTGATAaactggcagagcagagaggtagtgtcatgggttgagttgaatctgttTCTGATATTCAACACCATGCTGTCATCACGCCAGCTTCAAAAGGAAAGTATTacggggcttgaagttcagattgcaacaccAGAGGCTTCCTATTTCCAGTCACTGCTTTCAGTTTTCTGGGCTTGAGGGTGGGGGctttttccactgggctgggcTGCGGGTCACAGGGACGGGGTagtcactggcttctgctgatgcttctgcattttgctgagcTTTTTTCACCACAAAGTAGGCTAATGTAATTGTGCACTGTATTACCTCCTTTATATAGTAAACTctttttatctcaactctttatctcaacgtggaggggtttttttgcattactttccctcacttctgtgtggGGGGAAAGCAGAATGTGTTAAGCCAGCACACGCAGACACATGAAAGCATGCACCTCAACAACTGGAAGGGACTGtatgctgctggggctgcagcataAGGGTTCAGATTTAAGAGACATCATGAACTAAAAAACAGCTCTTCAACAGCCAAGCCCTGGTATTTGCTCTTTGCTCAAACATAGTAAATGCTAACATGACAGAAAGCTATTTGTTCTCCCATCATCAGTACAGAAGTATTCTGTCCTTTATTACAAGTCAGAGCAATGTAACACAAAGTATGACCCACACTTGTGTTGGTGTGTGGAAGGACTGAAAAACAAGGCTGAACAGTTGGCATATGGGATGGAGAATGAAGGAGCATGATTCTCtcttttggcagcagcagagtaTCGATTGGCTCAACTCCACACAAAACTGCAGTCTTTACCATACCGCTCTCAATGGGTTTGCTCATATAGTTCAGGACAACACAGATTCCTTATCACTTGACAATACATGTCAGCAGAGAATCAGATTCTTCTGTCCCAGAGGAATGCGGTATAATTCACAAATGCTTTTGAgcacagtattaaaaaaaaccaaccaaacaaaaaaaccccaccgtAGCACtgataaacaaaacaaacttgtATATTCCCTGTCTGAAAGAACACCTAACACATTCTCAGTGAAAGAGGTACTGAACCAATTTTCTAGCTACCTTTCTGTTTCCAATGTTATTACTACACATAAAAGCATAAGGACAGGGACAACATGGACTGTAAGAGCAGCTGACAATCCTCATCGTCTAAATATCAAGCTAATCAGATATGAAGGTTATGTCATTAACTTCCATGACTTTACATACAAACAAGTTAATACTTGGTACTGCAGCATCTAGATATCGCTCTTGTACAAACCACAACACTTGGCAGACAGCTGCTGACAAAGCAGTTTTGTGATTGGAGTTGACACAAAGTCAAGTATTACTGATCACTTTACAAAACCAATCAGCTaccatttttatttctcagttataagaaattgctcctaataGCGTGCCTAATTCAGACATGAATATTCTATAGAGTTCGACTCTATTAGTTATCACTTTCAAACTtctctactaaaaaaaaaaaatataagacAAAGATGtagcaagcaaagaaaaattcACCCTTGATAGAAGCCCAAGCAAAAAGCAGATTGTTGCAGGACAGTTGAATTCACACAGATACTTCTATTTGCAGTTTATCAAACACATGCCACCTCTATAAATATGTTGCTATTGTCATAACATATCATGGAAAACAGGTATGTGTCAGTGATACCAACAACTtgtcacaggaaagaaaacacccTCCACACATGAGTAAATGAAAGTATTTCAAATTACAAAACGCAAAAGATAAGAAGTTGTATTTAAAGCGTGGATTCAATACAACCACTTCTATTCTTTGTTACATTATTTCCTGAAGATATGTGGCACTTTATTTAAAAGTGTCATGAGATAAATAGGAATAGAACTAAATCTTTCTCTGTAATTAAAAAGACactcttctgtgtttttgtaGATCCAGGCACTATCCCAAAATGGGAGACATGGCTCATCACTAATCTTGCTGTACCAATCACACTTACATTTATTCAGCTTTCAGATTTCAAAAAATTTTGCAACGGTTTTGCATGTGACAAAGAAAAGGTGTGTGGTAGAGACACACACAGTCtcttctttgtatttttcaaatacattccctttttatttctgcatcaGATCCAACACTgcatataaaaaggaaaatcaaacaaGCAGAAATCCCTGTTTACCTCTGTGCATTTCATCCCATTACAGTCTTTCATATCCTAGACCTATCAatcctgttttctcttttgtcaCTTCCTCTACAGCAGAGTACCAAGAGAACTAATATTTTATGTCCTTTATTTAAGAATCAACCTTTTCCATTCTCATCTTGCAGTTACTACATCAAAAAGGAAGAATTCATAACTGACTCCCACCTCAGAGCACACTGCTTTAGTGGCATAGTGACGGGAACAATACATCTCAATGGAGAATAACATCAGAAGTTCAGAGAAAGTCAGGGGCCAGTCTGGCTTATAAACACAAGGTAGGGTGTTAAGGGAAGACAGAAACGGTTGGTCTCAGCACTGACAGAGGGCAGATGCAGCTACTCTTCTGCATTTCACTTTTAACTCTGTGAAGCCAGAACCCTTTAGAACTAAGGTCCATCAGGTCTTCAACATTAGCAGCATGGCAGAGTACAGCACAATTTCCAAGTATTATAGAAGCCTCTCTAAAACTCCAAATGCCATAAATACAGCTAAATAACTTAACTACAGGGCAATGCTTTCTTACTTTGATGTCATTCCATTTAATTCACCAAAAGGCTTTAACCAAAGTTTCACTGCTCAGGCTCCCAAATATGCCCACAAGAGCAGGTCAGTGCTACTGCACAGCTGTACAATGCTCTCTAAGTGCTCCAGAGTCTCAGATGGCCTACAGCTCTGCTCTTGTCAAAGCCAATGAGAATGCCTGTTGGATGTGTTTTGGCTACCACAGTCCTCCACGTGCCTCCAGGTACACCTGCTACCAAGTATCCTTCACAGTCTGtatcctctccctgctgccctgctaaGCTAATGTAAGGAATATACACACATCTTACACTATGAGTGTTTCAAGTTACCTTTTCACTGGGTTCAGTATAACAAAATATTGTGGgcacagcattttcttttaGAAGCTTGTTGTTGCATTCCCTTTTAAAGCAATCAGGAGTGAAGTGTTCTGAACAAATACTGCTGTACTTGGTTGGCTtgaagtttttccttttaacagCAGCTTCCCATTTCTTGCAAAGATCAGGTCTTGTAAGAGGAAACCTGTAAATAAGAAGTACTTTCATCTTTTTTGGAAAACCTTTTAACACGGGGTTGGGTTAAAGCTAAAccccatagaatcacagaatagcttgagttggaagggttcttaaagaccatctagttccaacacccttgcCATGGACTGGGATGCCTCTCACTTGACCAAGTTGCTTAAAGTCTCATTCAGTCTGGTCTTAAAAGCTTCAGGCATGAGGCATCCAAAAattctctgggcaggctgttccagtatCCACCACACttgttgtaaagaacttcttcctcatgtcaaatgtaaatctactctgctcttgacctctgtcctatcaccacaagcccctataaaaagtctctctccagctttcttgcagcccccttgaAGCACTGGAAGACCATGGTAAGGTCTTCTCGGAGACCtccctcttcttcaggctgaacagactcaactcactcagcctgtcctcgtaggggaggttctccagccctctcatcacctttgtggccctcctctggaccctctccaacagatccatgtccttcttttaTTGGGGGCTACAGAGCTGAacgcagtactccaagtgggatctcatcagagcagagtaaaatCATCCCCCTTGACTTCTAGCCACGCATATTTGATGCATCCCAGCTCTCTGATGGGCTCACAGAGCCAACCCAGACATCGCACACGGTGCGGGCTGGGGATCTCCCCACTCTGGAACCGTGGAGAGTGTCCTCTCTCTCTGGCACACGCAGCAAAAACAACGCTGTCCCCCGGCTTTCCCCCGAGACGGGCATGCACACAGTGCCAACCCGCTCCTGCCGTGGCGCTCCCGCCTCCGCGGCCAACCGCCTCCGCGGCCAACCACAGCGCGCGGCCAACCGCCGCACCCCGCCCCGCGCTGCCGGCCCGCATGCGCGAGcgtccccctctcccccagaCCTCGACAGCGCCTGACGCCACCACCCCCTCCAGGCGGGCACGCGCACCGCGGCCTCGACCCCGCCCTCATCGCGGCTCGGCTCCGCCCCGCCCCCCGCGTTCCGCTCTCACTTGTGGAAAGAGATGGGCTTCTCTTTGTCGTATCGGTTCCGGCAGCGGTAGGCGGAACACGACTGCACCATCCTTCCTCTGCCGCCCTCACCGCAGCTCAGCGTCAGGGAGACGAGGTCGAGGGCGCCGTTAATTCACTGCTGGGCGcccactcccccctccccccgcccgtGACCCTCCGAGAGGGAGAGGAACGGGACGCGGCCTCTCCCAACTCCAAGATGGCGGTGCCAGCTTCAGCACAACTCTCGCGGTCTTTCTTCACAATCACCCATTGGCGGATTTGCACTTGGAGGCGGAGCCTCCTCGTGGGTCTTCCAATCAGACTTCGCCTGTGAGGGCGAGGAGAGGTTGCCTCCGCTCCGCCCCTTTCCCCAAGGCTGCGACCTGCCCGCCACCCCCCCCGGCGTCGACACATCTGGGCAGCGGCGACTGCAGCGCTCGAGCATCGCCCTGGCCCCGCCTCCCCTACCGCCCGAGGAACCCTGACGAGGCTGAGACGAAGCGAAGCGAGGCGGGGCCGCA
The sequence above is drawn from the Indicator indicator isolate 239-I01 chromosome Z, UM_Iind_1.1, whole genome shotgun sequence genome and encodes:
- the THAP1 gene encoding THAP domain-containing protein 1, which codes for MVQSCSAYRCRNRYDKEKPISFHKFPLTRPDLCKKWEAAVKRKNFKPTKYSSICSEHFTPDCFKRECNNKLLKENAVPTIFCYTEPSEKPEELAEQPEDPLPPPPPPPPPPPPPPPAAPVLPPSPSTPPFHLSQIDARFVDPSIGLLMPPLQTPSNLAVFCDHNYTVEDTVHQRKRIQQLEEQVEKLRKKLKTAQQRCRRQERQIEKLREIVQFQKEKDILAGKGYVILPNDYFEVVEVPA